CAGCTGCTCGGCCACCAGGTGCTGGGCCTGCTTTTCGTGTGCGGCAAACGCCGTGAACAGGAAGTCGGCGTCGGAATGCTCGAAGTTGTAGGTGGACTGCTCCACCTCGTTTTGGTGATAGACGTCGCCGTAGGTCAGCTTGGTGCCGTCGGGGCTTTCCGTCCAAGTCAGGTTGTAGACGTTGTCCACGCCCTGCAGGTACATGGCCAGGCGCTCCAGGCCGTAGGTGATCTCGCCCGTGGCGGGCTTGCAGTCGATGCCGCCGACCTGCTGGAAGTAGGTGAACTGCGTGACCTCCATGCCGTTGAGCCACACCTCCCACCCCAGGCCCCAGGCGCCCAGCGTGGGGTTCTCCCAGTCGTCCTCGACGAAGCGGATGTCGTTCTTTTTCAGGTCGAAGCCGAGCGTTTGCAGGCTGCCCAAATACAGCTCCAGGATGTTGGCCGGCGCGGGCTTCAAGACCACCTGGTACTGGTAGTAGTGCTGCAGGCGGTTGGGGTTGTCGCCGTAGCGCCCGTCCTTGGGCCGGCGGCTGGGCTGCACATAGGCGGCGCGCCAGGGCTCGGGACCGATGGAGCGCAGGAAGGTGGCGGTGTGCGAGGTGCCGGCTCCCACTTCCATGTCGTAGGGCTGCAGGAGCGCGCAGCCCTGTTCGGCCCAGTAGGACTGCAGTTTCAGGATGATCTGTTGGAAGGTCAGCATGGCGGGGGAGTCGATGGAGAGGGCGCACGGCTGGGCGTGCGCGAACCGACCATTTTAGGCGCTGGCGTTTTCCCTCTTGCCTGGCAGCTGCAGAGCTGCCGCCCAAAGCTCAAGCGCGCGGCGACAGCGTCACCGCCCCAGCTCCACGATCTGGTTGAGCCGCGCGCAGCACTCGGCAAACAGGCCGTCGGCCAGCCGCTTCAAGGGATGCGCCGCCGCCTGGCGCGCGCGCCAGTCGAAGGACTTGGGCTGGTGGCACAGGACATAGCTGACTTTGCCCACTTTCCGGCCGCCTGCCTGCCCCACCGCGACGGCGAAGGGGTTGTCGGCGTTGTATTCGGCGGTGGTCATGGGCAGGCCGATGACGAGCGAAGTGCGGTCGTTGAAGACACGGGGCGAGAGCACCAGGAGGGGATGCAGATCGCGCATCTCGCGCCCGGCCTGCGGAGTGCAATTGATCCAGATGATGTCCTGCCGCTCAGGCATCCAGGGTTGCTGGCGGCGCGCGGCAGGCTTGGCCGCCTTGGAGGTCACCATTTTTCAGCGCCCACGGGCTCGACTGCCATGGCTTCTGCGCCGTGGCGCGCGGGGTCGAACTGCGCCAGGCGCTGCGCGAGCGTGGGGGCGGCGTTGGGTAAAGGGGTGATGGTGATGCCCTCGTCGTTCACCGTCACGCGCACCATTTGCTCGGCCTGCAGCTGCGCGGCACGGGCCACGTTGCCGGGCAGGCGCACGCCCAGGTTGTTGCCCCATTTCTTGATGCCGACGATGGCTTGCGCGTTGCTCATGGCTAGCCCCAGTTGTTTAAACAATGTATAGACATTGTACTTCCACGGCGAAACCAGCAAGAAATTGAAAATTGGGGGTCAGATTCCAATTTCGCTGCAAATTGGAATCTGACCCCAATCAAAGGCCCGATGGCTGATGCTGCCGCTCAAATATGCAGCGCCTGCCCCAACGCGCGCAGCGCGGCCTCCTGCACCGCCTCGCCCAGCGTCGGGTGGGCGTGGATGGTGTGGGCCACGTCCTCCAGCCGCGCGCCCATCTCGATGGACTGGCCAAAGGCCGCCGCCAGCTCGGCCACGCCGCGGCCCACGGCCTGCCAGCCCAGGATCAGGTGGTTGTCCTTGCGCGCCACCACGCGCACGAAGCCGCCGGTGGCCTCCAGCGTCATGGCACGGCCGTTGGCGGCGAAGGGAAATGCGGCGTCGATGCACTCCAGCCCGGCGGCGCGCGCCTCGGCGGGGGTCTTGCCGACGACCACGACTTCGGGGTCGGTGAAGCACACTGCGGGAATGGCCATGGGCTCGAAGCGGCGGTTGTGCCCCGCGATCTGCTCGGCCACGCACTCGCCCTGGGCCATGGCGCGGTGCGCCAGCATGGGCTCGCCGGTCACGTCGCCAATCGCCCATACGCCGCGCATGGACGTGCGGCAGTGCGCGTCGATGACCACGTGGCGCCCGGTCATGTCCAGCTGCAGCGATTCCAGCCCGAAGCCTGTGGTGCGCGGGCGGCGGCCCACCGCCACCAGCACGCGGTCGGCCGGCAGGGCGAACTCGTCGGCGCGGGCGTTTCGCACGTGCACGCCGTGCTGCTCGTCCCAGCCCAGCACGCTGCAGCCCAGGTGCAGCACCACGCCGCTTTTCTTCAGCGATTCAAGCACCGGCTGCGTCAGCTCCTCGTCGTAGCTGGGCAGCACGCGCTGCGCGGCCTCGACCACCGTCACCTCCACGCCCAGCTTGCGGTAGGCGATGCCCAGCTCCAGCCCGATGTAGCCCGCGCCCACCACCACCAGGCGGCGCGGCAGCACGTCGGGCGACAGGGCGTCGGTGGACGACCAGATGGCCCCGCCGAACGGCATGCTGGGCAGCGCGACGGGTTCGGAGCCGGTGGCCAGCAGCAAGTGCTCGCAGCGCACGCGCTGCGCGGCCTGCCCATCTGCGCCGCGCACGGTGACGGTCTTGCCGTCCTCGATCTGCGCCCAGCCCTGCAGCACCTGCACGCCGGCCTTGCGCAGCAGGCCGCCGACGCCGCCCGTGAGGCGCTGCACGATGCCGTCCTTCCAGCGCACGGTCTGCGCCAGGTCCAGCGTCGGCTCGCCCGCGCGGATGCCCAGGGGCGAGCCGGTCGCGTGCTGGCGCGCCTGCTCGAACACCTCGGCCGCGTGGATCAGCGCCTTGGACGGGATGCAGCCGATGGTGAGACACGTGCCGCCCAGGCGTTCGCCCTCCACCAGCACCGTGGGAATGCCGAGCTGCCCGGCGCGGATGGCGGCCACGTAGCCGCCAGGGCCGCCACCGATGACCAGCAGCTTCGTTGAGAGTTCTTTCATATCAATTGCTCTATCGCGCTGTGCGCCGCCCGCAGACCGTAAACCGCAAAGGAGCCGATGGCCGCGGAGCAGGCCAAGCCAGCGGACGCCGTGGAGCGGGCTTTGCCCGGCCACTGGCGTCGTTCCCCTTGAGGGGGAAGGCGCCGCAGGCGACTCAGGGGGTGTTTCATGTCATTCACTCGACGAACAGCAGCGCCGGGGTTTCCAGCAGCGCACGCATGGCCTGGATGAAGCGCGCCGCGTCCATGCCGTCGACCACGCGGTGGTCGAACGACGAGGACAGGTTCATCAGCTGGCGCGCAACCACGTGGCCGCCCTGGAACATCGGCCGCTCCACCATCCGGTTGACGCCGACGATGGCGACCTCCGGGTGGTTGATGACCGGCGTGCTGGCGATGCCGCCGAGCGCCCCGAGGCTGGTCAACGTGATGGTCGAGCCCGAGAGCTCGTCGCGCGCGGCCTTGCCGGTGCGCGCCCCTTCGGCCACGCGGGCTATTGACGCAGCGCTCTGCCACAGGTCCAGGCTTTCGGCGTGGCGCAGCACGGGCACCATCAGGCCGCCGTCGGTCTGCGTCGCCACGCCCAGGTGCACCGCCTCGTAGCGCGTGACCACGCCCGCGTCGTCGTCGTAGCGGGCGTTGATCTGCGGAAAGTCGCGCAGGGCCAGCACCATGGCACGCGCCAGGAAGGGCAGCAGCGTGAGCTTGCCGCGCGTGGCGCCGTGCAGCTGGTTCAGCCGCTGGCGCAGGGCCTCCAGCTCGGTCACGTCGATCTCCTCGACGTAGCTGAAATGCGGGATGCGGCGCTTGGCCTCCTGCATCTTCTGCGCGATCTTGCGGCGCAGGCCGATGACGGGGATCTGCTCCTCGCCGTGGCGCTCCACGTACTGCGAGCGGCCCTGGGCGGCGGGCTGGCCGGCGCTGGCGGCCCAAGCATCCAGGTCTTCGTGCGAGATGCGGCCGGCCGGGCCGCTGCCGTGCACGTAGCGCAGGTCGATGCCCCGCTCCTGCGCGGCGCGGCGCACCGCGGGCGAGGCCAGCGGGCGCTCGCCAGCGCTGCGCGCCACGGCGGCAGGCGCGGTGCGTGCGGCGCCGCGCGCACCGCCAGCCGCCGGCGCCGGCGCCTCGCGCGGCGCGGCGGGCGCGGGCGCCGGAGCGGCAGCAGGCGCTGGGGCCGGCGCTGCCGCAGCGGGCGCATTTGCTACTGAATTGATAGCTGCTGGCGCTTGACTGGCAAGCGCTGAGGCCGAATTTTCCTTCAAATTCCCTTCGCCCTCGACCTCCAGCCGCACCAGCTCGGCGCCCACGGCCAGCACCTGGCCCACGGCGCCGCCCAGGGCCAGCACCTTGCCCGGCACGTGCGCCGGGATCTCCACCGTCGCCTTGTCGGTCATCACGTCGGCGATCGGCTGGTCCTCGGCCACCACGTCGCCCGGCTGCACGTGCC
The DNA window shown above is from Pulveribacter suum and carries:
- a CDS encoding AbrB/MazE/SpoVT family DNA-binding domain-containing protein, whose translation is MSNAQAIVGIKKWGNNLGVRLPGNVARAAQLQAEQMVRVTVNDEGITITPLPNAAPTLAQRLAQFDPARHGAEAMAVEPVGAEKW
- a CDS encoding type II toxin-antitoxin system PemK/MazF family toxin — protein: MVTSKAAKPAARRQQPWMPERQDIIWINCTPQAGREMRDLHPLLVLSPRVFNDRTSLVIGLPMTTAEYNADNPFAVAVGQAGGRKVGKVSYVLCHQPKSFDWRARQAAAHPLKRLADGLFAECCARLNQIVELGR
- the lpdA gene encoding dihydrolipoyl dehydrogenase, with amino-acid sequence MKELSTKLLVIGGGPGGYVAAIRAGQLGIPTVLVEGERLGGTCLTIGCIPSKALIHAAEVFEQARQHATGSPLGIRAGEPTLDLAQTVRWKDGIVQRLTGGVGGLLRKAGVQVLQGWAQIEDGKTVTVRGADGQAAQRVRCEHLLLATGSEPVALPSMPFGGAIWSSTDALSPDVLPRRLVVVGAGYIGLELGIAYRKLGVEVTVVEAAQRVLPSYDEELTQPVLESLKKSGVVLHLGCSVLGWDEQHGVHVRNARADEFALPADRVLVAVGRRPRTTGFGLESLQLDMTGRHVVIDAHCRTSMRGVWAIGDVTGEPMLAHRAMAQGECVAEQIAGHNRRFEPMAIPAVCFTDPEVVVVGKTPAEARAAGLECIDAAFPFAANGRAMTLEATGGFVRVVARKDNHLILGWQAVGRGVAELAAAFGQSIEMGARLEDVAHTIHAHPTLGEAVQEAALRALGQALHI
- the glyQ gene encoding glycine--tRNA ligase subunit alpha codes for the protein MLTFQQIILKLQSYWAEQGCALLQPYDMEVGAGTSHTATFLRSIGPEPWRAAYVQPSRRPKDGRYGDNPNRLQHYYQYQVVLKPAPANILELYLGSLQTLGFDLKKNDIRFVEDDWENPTLGAWGLGWEVWLNGMEVTQFTYFQQVGGIDCKPATGEITYGLERLAMYLQGVDNVYNLTWTESPDGTKLTYGDVYHQNEVEQSTYNFEHSDADFLFTAFAAHEKQAQHLVAEQLALPAYEQVLKAAHTFNLLDARGAISVTERAAYIGRIRNLARAVAKSYLDSRARLGFPMAPRAHADEVLAELARQAEQQQKKAA
- a CDS encoding dihydrolipoamide acetyltransferase family protein, which produces MGIYVIRMPDIGEGIAEVELVAWHVQPGDVVAEDQPIADVMTDKATVEIPAHVPGKVLALGGAVGQVLAVGAELVRLEVEGEGNLKENSASALASQAPAAINSVANAPAAAAPAPAPAAAPAPAPAAPREAPAPAAGGARGAARTAPAAVARSAGERPLASPAVRRAAQERGIDLRYVHGSGPAGRISHEDLDAWAASAGQPAAQGRSQYVERHGEEQIPVIGLRRKIAQKMQEAKRRIPHFSYVEEIDVTELEALRQRLNQLHGATRGKLTLLPFLARAMVLALRDFPQINARYDDDAGVVTRYEAVHLGVATQTDGGLMVPVLRHAESLDLWQSAASIARVAEGARTGKAARDELSGSTITLTSLGALGGIASTPVINHPEVAIVGVNRMVERPMFQGGHVVARQLMNLSSSFDHRVVDGMDAARFIQAMRALLETPALLFVE